GCACGAGGTACGCCTGCTTGAGCCGCTCCAGCGCCCCGATGTACGCCGCCGTGCGCAGGTCGCACTTGTACTTCTTGCGGGCGTCACGGCAGCGCCGCGCCGCCGCGATCATGTGCTTGTTCAGCTCGCGGTCCACCGTCTCCAGCTCCCACGCGTGGCTGGTCTTGTTCTGCACCCACTCGAAGTAGGACACGGTCACGCCGCCGGCGTTGCACAGGATGGCCGGCAGCACCTCGATGCCCCGCTGCTGCAGGATCCGCTCGCCCGCGGGGGTGGTGGGGGCGTTGGCGCCCTCGGCCACCACCTTGCAGTTGAGCAGCTTGGCCTCGGGCTCCTGGATCATCTGCTCCAGGGCCGCGGGGATGAACACGTCGACCTTGGTCTTGTAGAACTCGTCCTTCGCGATCGCGGTCGCGCCCTTGAACCCCGCCACGCCGCCGGTCTTCTGGCAGTGGATGGCGAGGGCGTGGGCGTCCAGCCCGCCGTCGTTGCGGATGGCGCCGGTGTGGTCCATCACCGCGATCACCTTGGCGCCCTTGTCCTGCACGATCCGCCCGCTCCACGAGCCCACGTTGCCGTAGCCCAGGATGCTCACCTTGCAGTTCTTGATGTCAACGCCGATCTCGGGCAGCATCTCGACCAGGGTGTCAACGACGCCCTGGCCCGTCGCCTTCTCGCGACCCAGCGAACCGCCGATCTCGACGGGCTTCCCGGTCACCACGGCCATGCCGTTCTTGCCGCTGCCCTCGCTGATCGACGAGTAGGTGTCGGCGATCCACGCCATGTGCTGGCTGTTGCTGCCGACGTCGGGCGCGGGGATGTCGTAGTCGGGCCCGATGTCGTGCGCGATCGCCGCGGTGAACCGCCGCACGATCCGCTCCATCTCCGCCTTGCTGTGCTTGTAGGGATCGACCTTGATGCCGCCCTTGCCGCCGCCGTAGGGCACGCCCACCAGGCTGCACTTCATCGTCATCAGGAACGACAGGCTCTTGACGTCATCAAGGTGCACGTCGTGGTGGAACCGCAGCCCGCCCTTGTACGGGCCCAGCGCGTTGTTGTGCTGCACCCGGTAGCCCTTGAACAGACGGAACTGCCCGTCGTCCATGCGCACCGGGAAGTGCACCATGATCTCGTTCTTCGGCTGCGCCAGGATGATCTTCAGCTCGTGCGGCAGGTTCATCAGGTCCGCGGCCTGCAGCATGCTGCCCACCGTCTGCCGGTACAGGTTGTTGGGGTCGGTCGGGAACGCGAGCTCATCGAACACCGAGTGCCGCATCAGCTGCTCAGAGCCCTCCGGCGCCTGCTCGGGCCGCGCGCCCTTACGCGCCTTGGCGGGCTTGGCCGCGGCGGGCTTGGCCGCCTTCGCGGGGGCGGGCTTGGAGGTGGCGGCGGTCCCGTTCGCGCCCTTGGAGGGCTTGCTCATCATTCTGGTCATGATCTCGCCTGAATCCCTTGCAGGGAAGGTTGAGAGGAGAAAAACCCCGCGGCCGCGCCGTGGGAGGGATCACCATAGTACCTCAAACCCCCACAAATCCCACCCACACCCGTGCCACCGAGATGCCCTCATCTCGGTGGTTTCCCACCCACACCCGTGCCACCGAGATGTCCTCATCTCGGTGGTTCCCCCTCACCGGCCGCTGCACTCCCGCTTCCCCCGTTGCCCACTCCCCATTCCCCATTGCCCCTCCCCCTAACCTGCCCCATGCTCCTCTACCTCGCCGCTGACCTCATCTGGGGAACCAAGATCAAGGCCACCGCCCAGGCCGTGGGGGTCACCGCGCGGCCGGTGCGGAACCTGGAGATGCTCGAAGCCCGCCTCGCCGACCAACCCCCAGAAGACCCGGTCCGCGCCGTGCTGCTGGACCTCGAGGTCCCCGAGGTCGCCCTCTCCATGCTCGCGCGCCTCAAGGGTGCTGCCCATGGTGGCACCGGTGTCCCGACCGGTGCGTCCTCTGTCTCTGGTGGCACCGGTCTCCCGACCGGTGTCCCCATCCGCGTCCTCTGCTGGGCCCCCCACGTCGAGCGCGACCTCATGGACCAGGCCCGCAGCGCCGGCGCCGACGCCGTCATGACCCGCGGCGCCTTCGACGCCCGCATGGAACTGATCCTGAAGGAGTGGGACGGCAAGTAGCGCCGCGCGCACACCTCCCGACGACGCCGGGACTGAGCCGCTCGGGGCGAAGTCCCGGGTTGGCGGTGACGCCGCAGCGCGCCCTTCGTGTGTGCACGCACAGACGTCGCGCAACCAAGAGGGCCTCAAGTCTGCCCTGTCCGCGCCACTACCTGCACGGTCCGCCACCCAGCACGCGGAAGAACGCTTCGATGTCCTGGTCGGTGCCGGCGTCGCCGTCGGCGTTGAAGTCCGAACCGCCGCGGAAGCAGGGGCCGCAGCAGTTCCCGCCCAGGCACGCGAAGAACGCCTCAATGTCCTGGTCGGTCCCGCTGTCCCCATCACCGTTGAAGTCCGCGGTCCCGCAGGCGGGGGTGATCACGCAGGCTCCATACATCGTGATCACGTACCTGCCGAGATGGTGGATGTTGTGCGAGTGCTGCCAGTGGTGCAGCGGCAGGGCCGCGCCCGGCCCGTCGGGCGCGCGGAGAGGCGCGCCAGGCCCGCTGAACAAACGCTGCCCGTTCGCGGCCACCGGCTCGGCCCGCGGCTCGCTGATCGCCAGCAGGTACCGGCCCGGCCCCGGGATGTAGGTCGAATCAATGAACGACTGCACCTCGGGGGTGCTGTTGTCTGAGTCGCACAGGGCCACGCCGTCGGGCCGGAAGAGGAACAGGCGCGTGTCAAGTGGGGCGCTGCCGTAGGCCGACGGGCGCGTAGTCGCGATGAAGTGGGCGTTGGAGTCGCACACCTCCACCTCGTACATGTCAACGTCCACCCCCGTGGCCAGCGAGCCGTAGATCGCATCGACCCGCGGCGACACCACCGGTACCTGGTGCTGTCCGGGCAGGTGGCCCGCGTCGTAGTGCTCGAGCCACCCGTAGACGCCCTGCGGCGTGGGCGTCGGCGGGGTGAAGTCCAGCAGCAGCTGGCTCCAGTACTCGCGCATCATGCGGCGGTGCAGGTGCCCAACCTGCACGTAATAGGTGCGCCCCTGGATCACCTGCACCGCCGACAGGCTGCGGGTCTCCGTGCTCGCCAGCTCCACCAGGCTGTTGCAGGTCCCGTCCAGCGATTCGTACCACGTGACGCCCATCTCCTCGGGGCGGCGCGGATTGTCCTCGGTGGTCGCGCTCGCAATCGAGAGCGTCCCCGATCGCGCGGCGGTGTGCTTGTACCACACCGTCGCCATCGCCCGCACCGAGGTCGGCCACTCGGGGTCGTCGTCGCACCCCAGCAGCTCGGCCGCAGTCATGCGCACGGGGCCGCCATCGGGGATCTCGATGGCCCCTTCGCACAAGTCGTTCACCGGCGGCGCAGGGCGCGGGGCCGCGCTGGTGGTCAGGCGGTAGGCGCGGCAGGCGGCCTGCATGTACACGCCCACCGCGTACTCGCCCGCGGGAAGGTAGTTCCGGTAGGTGGAGGTGTTGCAGCTCAGGCCCAGCCCGAGGGCGATGTGCTCCAGGCCGCCGGCCTCGGGCGCGCAGGGCCGCTCCGCCGGGCCCACCCTGTCGATGAAGATTTGGATCGTGTCGTGCTGCCCCGTGGAGGACGCGGTGAACGCGACCTGCAACAGGGTCTCCTGCGGCAGCATGAACCTGTAAAAGTCGCCGGTGTAGGCTCCGTTCCCTCCCCCCATCCCGCACACCGTGGACGGGAAGGGGACCGCCTGCGCGTAGAACGGCCCAGTGGGGTCCGCGAGGCGGTCGACACACCCGCTGTTCACCCCGTCATGGAACGGCGCACTGCACGCCGCCTCCTGCTCCACCATGGACCCGGCCGGGCACGGCGGGATCGTGCATTGAGCAGTGGCGGAGCCGGCCGAGAGAGAAAGGCTCAGGCCAGCGCACGTTTGAAGGAACCAGCGCATCGATATCTCCCGGTGTGCAGAGCGGGAGGGGGCTCCGACCCCCGTGGGTTCAATGTACACCCGGTCCCGCATACTGCTCATGAAACCAAGGGGGGCGTCGGGCACCAGAGGGCCGGGTGCGGCGCTCGCGGTGGACTCGTGTCGCGCGCCATCGGCAGTGAGCACACGGCGAGGTGGGTGACGAGCCCCGAACGCAGCGAGCGGGCCTCTCGGGCACCCGGCGCTCACCGCATCAACGCAAGGCCCGTCACTCACGTTCCGGGCTCGTTACCAACGGCGACTGCGCGCGACAGCGCTCAGCGCCACCCCAACCCCGGCAACCACCCCAGCGCGCGCAGAACCAAAACCAAACCCACCACCACCACCGCGCACGCAAGGTTCATCCACAGCCCCGCCCACGCCATTTGCCGGATGGTGATCAGGCGTGAGGAGAACACCACGGCGTTGGGCGGCGTGCCGCCCGGGAGCATGAAGGCGAGGCAGGCGCCCAGCACGCCGGGGATCAGGACCACGCCCGCGGGGGCATTGACGCTCTGGGCGAAGGCGGCGCCGACGGGGAGCATGATGGCGGTCTGCGCGGTGTTGCTGGTGACCTCCGAGAGGAACGTCGCGGCCACCACGGTGAAGGCGACCACGAGCTCGCTGGGCCAATCGGTGAGTGCGCCGCCGAACCCCGCGAGGTACTTGTCGAACCCCGTGACCTCGATGGCCTTCGCCAGTGCAAGCCCGCCGCCGAACAGCAGCAGCACACCCCACGGCACCTGCGAGCCCTCCGCCCACGTGAGCAGCGGGCGGGGCGGGGCCACGTCGGCGCGAGTGGCCGCGTCGCCGCGCCTCTCGCGCGAGCCCGCAGGCACCCCGGCAGGCACGATGAACAGCAGCAGCGCCCCCGCGATCGCGATGGCGGTGTCGCTCGCCCGCGCCCACTGGGCGATCACGGTGCCGTCTTTCGAACTCTCGACCCACACCAACGCCGCGCGGAACGGCTCCACGCTCTCCAGCATTGGCACCGCGATCCACGCCGCGGCCGTGGCCGCGAAGATGACGAGCACCCGCCACTCCGGCGAAGACATCCGCCCCAGCTCCCGCCGCCGCTGCATCAACACCGGGTGCACGCTCGCGAGGTTCGCCCCGCGCACGGGATAAAGAAACCGCGTCAGCAGCACCCACGCCACCCCGCAGCACAGCACCACCGCAGGCACACCCACCACCAGCCACTGCGCGAACGTGAGCGAGCCCGCGCCGTAACGCGAGTTCGCGAACGCGGCGATCTGCGCCGTGGGCGGCGTGCCGATCAGCGTGCCCACCCCGCCGATGCTCGCCCCGTACGCCACCGCCAGCACCAGCGACAGCCCCAGGTTCCGCGTCAGGCGCGGGTCGGCGTCACTTGTCTCCGCTTTCACCGCGCTCACAACGCTGGTCGCGATCGGCAGCATCATCACCGCCGCGGCGGTGTTGCTCACCCACATGCTCATAAAGGCGGTCGCCGCCAGGATCGCCGCGACCAGGCGCGACGGGCTGCTCCCCAGCAGCGCCACCGCGCTCAGCCCGATCCGCCGGTGCAGCCCCCAGCGCTCCAGCGCCTGCCCCAGCAGCATGCCGCCCAGGAACAGCAGGATGATGGGGTCGGCGTACGCGGGGGCGACGCGCTTGAGGTCCATCACGCCCAGCGCCGGCAGCAGCACCAGCGGCATCAGCCCCGCGACCTCCAGCGGGATCACCTCCGCCAGCCACCACACCGTCATCAGCACCGCCACCGCGGCCGTCGCCCGCCCCGCGTGCGTCAGCGCCTCGGAGTGGGGGAGCAGGAAGTAGACCAGCAGCGCCAGCGCCGGCCCGAGCATTAGGAACAGCGCGTGACGGAGCCGCGTGGGCCGCCCTCCCACCGGCCCGCCCACGGGCGAGTTCACTGCCCCGCCCCCACCCCATTGATCCACGCCAGCCCCTTCCAGTGCGGCCCCATGAACGCCACGATCACGGCCGCGAAGATCAGGCAGAACGCCAGCAGGTCCGTGTTCCGCAGCTTCTCATTCAGTACCGTGATCGAGAAAATCGCGAACACCACCAGCGTGAGGGCCTCCTGCAGCACCTTCAGCTGCGGGGCGGTGAAGGGCCCCCCGAAGTTGACGTGCCCCAGGCGGTTGGCCGGAACCTGCAGGCAGTACTCCACCCCCGCGATCGCCCAGGAGATAAGGATGGCGGTCCACAGGGCCCACTGCTTCTGCTTCACGTGGTAGTACCACGCGTAGGTCATGAAGATGTTGGAGGCGGTCAGGAGGAGGACGGCCAGGAGCCAGCGGGGTGCCATAAGGGCTGGAAGATAGCGGGATTGGGTGATGCCGGCCCCACCCGCCCCCCGCCCCCTCGCCCGCCCGGGCGGGCCGGTCCCCCGATGGCGGGGTCTTGGCTTGACGGCGGCGCTGCGATCGTGGACACTGATCGACCCGTCCGGAAACCCGGGCGGGGGCGGATGCGTACCGTCGGTGCCGGCGCGGCGTGGAGTACCACCACGTAACTCCCACGCTCGGGGCAGTTTGCCCCCCGCCGCACCCCCAACCTTTGGAGCGTTTATGGCCGGTCGGACCAGCACAAGTGTCGGAATGGGCGTGGCTGTCACGATTCTCAGCCTCACCACGGTGGGGTTTTTCGTGGCCTTCGCCGTGTACTTCGGCAAGCACAGCGACAAGACCCGCCTGCTCGCCCAGGCCAACGACACCAACAGCGAGATCATCCGCGACATCGAGCGCAACCGCGATGACATCCGCAACCTCGTCGCCGACGCCAAGAAGAACAACAAGTCGCTGACCCAGCACCTCCTGGACAGCCAGGAGGCCTCCATGCAGCTCGTGACGGGTAACCGCCGCGAGAAGGCCTCCGACCTCGCCGAGAAGATGAAGGCCGCGGGCCTGGAGAACACCAACCTCATGGCCAAGCTCAACGAGCGGGCCACCGAGATCACCACCCTCCAGACGCAGCTCGAGCAGGAGCGCAACGCCAAGGCCAAGGCCATGGCCGACCTCAAGAACGAGGTCGACCGCGTCACCCGCCTCCGCGACGACCACCAGAAGACGGTCGACACCCTCACGGCCGAGCTCAACACCGTTAAGGGCGAGTACACCGAGTACCGCGCCGGCATCGAGCAGTACAAGAAGCAGCTCGACGCCCAGCGCGAGCGTCAGCTCACCGAGGCCGCCGAGAAGCTCAAGCTCGCCCAGGACAACCTCACCAAGACCAGCGAGCAGCTCCTGATCGCCAACAACCAGCTCGCCGACCTCCGCAAGCAGAAGTCCGGCGAGATGTTCCGCGCCGACGACGAGTCCGCCCTGGTCGACGGCAGCGTCCTCAACACCAACCCCGCCGACCACCAGGCCTTCATCAGCATCGGCTCCCGCCAGAAGGTCGTCCTGGGCATGACCTTCAACGTCTACCCCACCAAGGCCGCCGTGCAGCCCGACAAGGAAGGCAACTACCCCCGCGGCAAGGCCCTCCTCGAGGTCGTGCAGGTCGGCGAGAACTCCGCGACCTGCCGCATCGTCTCCGAGGTCAAGGGCAACCCCGTCGTCAAGGGCGACGTGATCGCCAACCCGCTCTACGACCCCAACAAGTCCTACAAGTTCGTCGTTTTCGGCAACTTCGACGCCAACCGCGACAACGTGGCCACGGCCACCGAGCGTGACGACGTCGTCGTCATGATCCAGTCCTGGGGCGGCGGCGTCGCCGATGACCTCACCGGCGATGTCGACTTCCTCGTGCTCGGCGAGCGCCCCGTGGTGCCCCCGCGCCCGACCGCCGACTCTCCCATGGAGATCGTGCAGGAGTTCATCCGCCGCCAGCGCGAAGTTGAGCGCTACGACGAGCTCTACAAGCGTGCGAGCAGCACCAGCGTGCCGATCATCAGCGAGAACCGCCTCTACACGCTGATCTCCAAGAGCCCCCGCCGCGCCGGCCGCTAAAGCCCGCGACAACCCTGCCCTTCAACGGCCGGCCCCCACGGGTCGGCCGTTTTCTTGCGCTCACCCCTATGAGTCCCATGACTCGTATGACTCCTATCAACAGCACCCCAACTACCATCCCACCCTTGCCCGACGCCCCCCCCAAACACCGCCCCCCGCGCACCCGCAAAAGGAAGCCCCGCGCCATCCAGGTCGCGCAGGCCGTGGTGGCCCGCTCCGCCATGGGCCTCCCCCTCATCCTCGGCCTCAACCCCTCGATGAACGCCGCCCGCGCGCTCGGCCGCTGGATCCCCCCCAACCTCCTCAAGAAGCACTTTGGCCGCGCCGTGCAGAACCTCTCCGAGGCCTTCCCCGACTGGCCCCAGGAGCGCGTCCACCAGTACGCCATCCACAGCTACCAGCACCTCGCGCAACTCGGCGTCGAGATTGCCTTCGCCCCCCGCCTCATCACCCACGAGGGCTTCGCCCGCCACCTCGTCTTCACCCGCATCGAGTCCGCCCTCGCACACCTCCTCCGCGATGGCCCCGTCATCCTCATCACCGGCCATGTGGGCAACTGGGAGCTCATCGGCTACGCCATCTCGATGCTCGGCTTCCCCATGCACGCCGTGTACCGCCCGCTCGACTCCGAGCCCCTCGACCAGTGGCTCCGCGACACCCGCGAACGCCGCGGCCTCACCCTCGTCAGTAAGTTCGGCGCCGTCCGCGCCCTCCCGCCCGTCCTCCGCGCCGGGCACCCCGTCGGCCTGGTCGCCGACCAGTCCGGCGGCGACCGCGGCCTCTTCACCCCCTTCTTCGGCCGCCTCACCTCCACCTACAAGTCCGTCGGCCTCCTCGCCATGCAGACCAACGCCACCGTCGTCTGCGGCATGGCCCGCCGCATGCGCCAGGGCGAGCCCCCGCCCCCCGGCTCATGGCTCGAAACCCCCGGCCAAGGCCGCCAGTTCACCTCCACCCCCGAGCAGCCCAGCCTCCGCTACAGCGTCGAGCTGGTCGACACCTTCAGCCCCAAAGACTGGATGTCGCAGCCCGACCCGCTGTTTTATCTGACCGCCCGCTACCGCAAGGCCATCGAGACGATGGTCCGGATGGCCCCCGAGCAGTACTTCTGGATGCACCGCATCTGGCGCAGCCGCCCCGCCCACGAGCGGCTCAACAAGCCCTTCCCCGCCAACCTCCGCGACAAGCTCCTCAGCCTCCCTTGGATGTCCCAGGCCGACGTCGACGCCGTCATCGACCGCAGCCGCCGCGACACCCTGGAACTCCACCCCAGCTCCTGAGCCCCGAACCTCCCACCATGTGGCCGCGTCATAGCATCCGCCCGCCGAATCGCGCGGTACATTGATGCAGCGCCCGCAAAACCGCCGGGCCGACCACCAACGAGCCCGGGAGGGCAACCATGATGACCAAGGACCAGGAGACCGGACGCCTCACCGATGTGAAGGTCCTGATCGTCGACGACGACCGCGACATCCTCGAGTCCATCGACGCGGCCTTCCAGGCCGAGGGCGCCCTCACCCAGTGCGTCATGGACGGCAACGAGGCCGTCCGCGTCTGCCGCGAGGAGCCGCCCGACATCGTCATCCTCGACATGATGCTCCCCAAGCGCTCCGGCTTCCTCGCCCTCGAGAAGATCAAGGGCTGCGAGGACAGCCCCATCGTCATCATGGTCACCGCCAACGAGGGCAAGCGCCACCAGGCCTACGCCGAGAGCCTCGGCGTTGACCGCTACCTCCAGAAGCCCGTGCCCCTGGGCAAGCTCCTCGACACCGCCGTCGAGCTCCTCAAGGCCGTCGAGGAAGAAGAAGGCACCGAGGGCGCCGAGTAAGTGGCCCGCAAGCGCCGACAACTCGTGATCATGGCCGAGCAGGCCGGCGCCCCGCGCCCCCTCGGCACCCGCCGCGAGGTCAGCGCCGCCCTCGCCTGCTTCAACACCGCCCCCGACGGCGCCCTCACCAGCAACTCCGGCACCGAGTTCCTCTATGGCCCTGGCATGACCATCGAGATCCCCACCTCCACCGAGCAGGTCAACCAGGCCATCGCCAACATCTCCGACGACGAGATCGCCCTACCGGTCCTGATGAACATGTGCAAGAAGCTCTCGTGGAAGCTGATGGACATCGAGAGCGGGCGCGTGTTCGGGTAAGCGGTCGTCCCTGAGTGGCGGTCAGCGGCGGCGTCGTGAGGCGAGAAGAGCCCCCAAGGCGAGCGGGACGATAGCGCCGGGCGCAGGGATCACCGCGTAGAAGCCTTCGATGCGGCCCTCAGGGTTGACGCCCGTTCCAACGATCACGCGCCCGTCATCCGACACGTCGAAGTTGTCGTAGAGGGTCCACCCTGCGACCTGCGAGAGGCCCAGCTGCAAGAAGTAAGACTTCATGTCGGCGACGCGGCCCGCAGGGGTCCAGATGAAACCGAAGTCACCTGCCGCGGTTCCGACGATCACATTGCCATCGGCACTGACGCCGGTTGCGACTGTCCCGCCGCCGCTCGGGTGTGCACCGAGCGCGACCATGCCATCAGCTGCGGTCCAGCGGAATGCGACTTCGGCAAGACTCGAGTGGCTGACGGACCCAACAACGATGCTGCCATCCGTCGTCACGCGATAAGCCACAGAGCCTCTGGGGTGACCACTAAGCGACCCAAGATTGACCATCCCCCCCGATTCAGTCCAACGGAAAGCTTCCGTGAGGACGCCTGGACTCGACGGCAGTACCGAGGAGCCAACGATGACCGATCCATCGCCGTTGACCCCTCGGGCAGTCGCGCTCTGACTGCCATCGATGAACCCGAGTTCCTGCAAGCCGCCCGCCTCAGACCATCGGAACGCCCGGCGCGCAAACGGCAACTGAGTGTCCGTCACTTCTCCTACGAGGTACTGACCATTGCCACTCACGCCCCAAATGTTGCCATTCAAGGTGCCGGGAACCGACTGAGTGCCCGTCGACGAGGTCCAGCGGAAGCCATCCGCGAGAGTGATCCCGCCGATCACAGAACCATCCGCGCTCACTCCTTGAGCCATGCTCCGAAACCTTCCGTCTGGAATGCCAAGTCCGGTCATGCCTCCGGCGAGCGTCCATGAAGTTGCCTGTAGAACGGGCCCGTCTTGGCCTGTGTACACACTTTGTCCGACCACAACGCGTCCGTCGCGCGAGACCGCAGCGACCTGGCTAGGCCGCCCGGACTCGAGAGCGCCGATGCCTACGAACACCGGCTCGGCGAAGGCCTGCGCCGCGATCGTGACAGCGGCCAATCCCAGCATCAGTGAACGTTGCAAGTCCATCAGCGTGGCTCCCTTGGCTATTCCAAGGTAACGCATCTTTTCAGTCGGATACAGCAAACTCCGCAAGCGGCTGACGGGACCGCGTTTATCCAATGTGACTCGGCCACCTCCCGCTAGACTCCCCCCTTGCCCGCCCACCGCCTCCTCAAGTGGCTCCGCCACCCCAAGGTCTTCACCCTCGACGACCGCGGCCGCGCCGTCCCCCTGTGCGGCACACCCAGCCCTCATGAGTTCCCCAAGCTTCCATGGTGGGCGACCTCATCCACAGTCGCTCGCATCGGCGACCCCTGGGTCACCGAGCTGAAGTTCCAGAGCAGGCACCAGGTGTGGGACCAGGTCGCCTGGTGGGCCGTGTTCATCCTTGTCGAGCTGTGCTTC
The nucleotide sequence above comes from Phycisphaerales bacterium. Encoded proteins:
- a CDS encoding Glu/Leu/Phe/Val dehydrogenase; this encodes MMSKPSKGANGTAATSKPAPAKAAKPAAAKPAKARKGARPEQAPEGSEQLMRHSVFDELAFPTDPNNLYRQTVGSMLQAADLMNLPHELKIILAQPKNEIMVHFPVRMDDGQFRLFKGYRVQHNNALGPYKGGLRFHHDVHLDDVKSLSFLMTMKCSLVGVPYGGGKGGIKVDPYKHSKAEMERIVRRFTAAIAHDIGPDYDIPAPDVGSNSQHMAWIADTYSSISEGSGKNGMAVVTGKPVEIGGSLGREKATGQGVVDTLVEMLPEIGVDIKNCKVSILGYGNVGSWSGRIVQDKGAKVIAVMDHTGAIRNDGGLDAHALAIHCQKTGGVAGFKGATAIAKDEFYKTKVDVFIPAALEQMIQEPEAKLLNCKVVAEGANAPTTPAGERILQQRGIEVLPAILCNAGGVTVSYFEWVQNKTSHAWELETVDRELNKHMIAAARRCRDARKKYKCDLRTAAYIGALERLKQAYLVRGIFP
- a CDS encoding SLC13 family permease gives rise to the protein MNSPVGGPVGGRPTRLRHALFLMLGPALALLVYFLLPHSEALTHAGRATAAVAVLMTVWWLAEVIPLEVAGLMPLVLLPALGVMDLKRVAPAYADPIILLFLGGMLLGQALERWGLHRRIGLSAVALLGSSPSRLVAAILAATAFMSMWVSNTAAAVMMLPIATSVVSAVKAETSDADPRLTRNLGLSLVLAVAYGASIGGVGTLIGTPPTAQIAAFANSRYGAGSLTFAQWLVVGVPAVVLCCGVAWVLLTRFLYPVRGANLASVHPVLMQRRRELGRMSSPEWRVLVIFAATAAAWIAVPMLESVEPFRAALVWVESSKDGTVIAQWARASDTAIAIAGALLLFIVPAGVPAGSRERRGDAATRADVAPPRPLLTWAEGSQVPWGVLLLFGGGLALAKAIEVTGFDKYLAGFGGALTDWPSELVVAFTVVAATFLSEVTSNTAQTAIMLPVGAAFAQSVNAPAGVVLIPGVLGACLAFMLPGGTPPNAVVFSSRLITIRQMAWAGLWMNLACAVVVVGLVLVLRALGWLPGLGWR
- a CDS encoding DMT family protein; this translates as MAPRWLLAVLLLTASNIFMTYAWYYHVKQKQWALWTAILISWAIAGVEYCLQVPANRLGHVNFGGPFTAPQLKVLQEALTLVVFAIFSITVLNEKLRNTDLLAFCLIFAAVIVAFMGPHWKGLAWINGVGAGQ
- a CDS encoding lysophospholipid acyltransferase family protein, which codes for MPDAPPKHRPPRTRKRKPRAIQVAQAVVARSAMGLPLILGLNPSMNAARALGRWIPPNLLKKHFGRAVQNLSEAFPDWPQERVHQYAIHSYQHLAQLGVEIAFAPRLITHEGFARHLVFTRIESALAHLLRDGPVILITGHVGNWELIGYAISMLGFPMHAVYRPLDSEPLDQWLRDTRERRGLTLVSKFGAVRALPPVLRAGHPVGLVADQSGGDRGLFTPFFGRLTSTYKSVGLLAMQTNATVVCGMARRMRQGEPPPPGSWLETPGQGRQFTSTPEQPSLRYSVELVDTFSPKDWMSQPDPLFYLTARYRKAIETMVRMAPEQYFWMHRIWRSRPAHERLNKPFPANLRDKLLSLPWMSQADVDAVIDRSRRDTLELHPSS
- a CDS encoding response regulator encodes the protein MMTKDQETGRLTDVKVLIVDDDRDILESIDAAFQAEGALTQCVMDGNEAVRVCREEPPDIVILDMMLPKRSGFLALEKIKGCEDSPIVIMVTANEGKRHQAYAESLGVDRYLQKPVPLGKLLDTAVELLKAVEEEEGTEGAE